A portion of the Sus scrofa isolate TJ Tabasco breed Duroc chromosome 5, Sscrofa11.1, whole genome shotgun sequence genome contains these proteins:
- the CSDC2 gene encoding cold shock domain-containing protein C2 isoform X1 gives MTSEPTPPPVVPPLHSPKSPVWPTFPFHREGSRVWERGGVSSRDLPSPLPTKRTRTYSATARASAGPVFKGVCKQFSRSQGHGFITPENGSEDIFVHVSDIEGEYVPVEGDEVTYKMCPIPPKNQKFQAVEVVLTQLAPHTPHETWSGQVVGS, from the exons ATGACTTCGGAGCCCACGCCGCCCCCGGTCGTGCCCCCACTCCACTCTCCCAAGTCCCCTGTCTGGCCCACCTTCCCCTTCCACCGGGAGGGCAGCAGGGTCTGGGAGCGAGGCGGTGTCTCATCTCGCGACCTGCCCAGTCCCCTGCCCACCAAACGGACCAGGACATACTCAGC GACAGCCCGAGCCTCGGCTGGCCCCGTGTTCAAGGGCGTCTGTAAGCAGTTCTCACGCTCACAGGGCCATGGCTTCATCACGCCCGAGAACGGGTCGGAGGACATCTTCGTGCACGTTTCTGA CATCGAGGGGGAGTACGTGCCAGTGGAAGGCGATGAGGTGACCTACAAGATGTGCCCCATCCCGCCCAAGAACCAGAAGTTCCAAGCCGTGGAGGTGGTGCTCACCCAGCTGGCCCCACACACTCCCCACGAGACGTGGTCCGGCCAGGTCGTGGGCTCCTAG